A part of Amycolatopsis camponoti genomic DNA contains:
- a CDS encoding carbohydrate ABC transporter permease — protein sequence MTALMEAPAVAVAPKKRRRRRDWRAIGAFAVLTGPVVIGLGLFKYVAIGWSFLLSFNDARGTITLGNWIGFDNYAFLLGDDAFLTSLSTIALFTVFIVPITFVASLGLAVLINSIKRGKAFFRTIFLIPAAVSYVVAALVWKMALFNGLPSGVANVLGGLFGADPVPWLSETSPPVYWVAVVTLRLWLQVGLYMILFLAGLQAISPSLYEAGELDGTTKWQAFRYITLPQLRNTSVAVLLLILIAAFQAFDEFYNLFGTGLSGTATAPVKPPLVYLYDSALGDQNYGVGSAGAFLLTVLIVVITLLQGRFVGFGKKD from the coding sequence ATGACCGCCTTGATGGAGGCTCCGGCTGTCGCGGTGGCGCCGAAGAAGCGCCGGCGTCGCCGGGACTGGCGGGCGATCGGCGCGTTCGCCGTGCTGACCGGCCCCGTGGTGATCGGGCTGGGGCTGTTCAAGTACGTCGCGATCGGGTGGAGCTTCCTGCTCAGCTTCAACGACGCGCGCGGCACGATCACCCTCGGGAACTGGATCGGCTTCGACAACTACGCGTTCCTGCTCGGCGACGACGCCTTCCTGACGTCGCTGTCGACGATCGCGCTGTTCACCGTGTTCATCGTGCCGATCACGTTCGTCGCGTCGCTCGGCCTCGCGGTGCTGATCAACAGCATCAAGCGCGGCAAGGCGTTCTTCCGGACGATCTTCCTCATCCCGGCGGCGGTGTCGTACGTCGTCGCCGCGCTGGTGTGGAAGATGGCGCTGTTCAACGGCCTCCCGTCCGGCGTCGCGAACGTGCTCGGCGGGCTGTTCGGCGCCGATCCGGTGCCGTGGCTGTCGGAGACGAGCCCGCCGGTGTACTGGGTCGCGGTGGTGACGCTGCGGCTGTGGCTGCAGGTCGGGCTGTACATGATCCTGTTCCTGGCCGGGCTGCAGGCGATCTCGCCGTCGCTGTACGAAGCCGGGGAACTGGACGGCACGACGAAGTGGCAGGCCTTCCGCTACATCACGCTGCCGCAGCTGCGGAACACGTCGGTGGCGGTGCTGCTGCTGATCCTGATCGCCGCGTTCCAGGCCTTCGACGAGTTCTACAACCTGTTCGGCACCGGGCTGTCGGGCACCGCGACGGCGCCGGTGAAGCCGCCGCTCGTCTATCTGTACGACTCCGCGCTCGGCGACCAGAACTACGGCGTCGGCTCGGCGGGCGCGTTCCTGCTGACCGTGCTCATCGTCGTGATCACGCTGCTGCAGGGCCGGTTCGTCGGCTTCGGGAAGAAGGACTGA
- a CDS encoding ROK family transcriptional regulator produces the protein MPRSAPARAPITSPAAATVFTTVLTEGPVSRVDVARRTGLSSAAVTKAARPFIEAGYLEELASEGRTTPGAGRPANPLAIRPDREYFVGVKITGDDLIGVVTDLRADVRASAHHALTSHDVEHVVRALADLVGELLAGPTPDGTSNLRARAYCLGVAVSGDVDRASGVVRYSPFLGWRDVPLASLLEDATGLTVTLENDVKALAVAEQWFGEGVGASSFALVTVGTGIGSALVVNGDLVRGAHGVAGEIGHVPVADGGPSCHCGGQGCVEAIASTEAILTRARLIAAEPGLTMEDAVARARGGDELLRDVFAGAGHAIGLGLAALVNLFGPERVVVSGEGVATYDLFEDQIRRTFAVQAFGSAARCGLVIRPLPFEEWARGAAAVAIQSLFVAESV, from the coding sequence ATGCCTCGCAGTGCACCGGCAAGGGCGCCGATCACCAGTCCCGCGGCAGCGACCGTGTTCACCACGGTCCTGACCGAAGGGCCGGTTTCCCGCGTCGACGTCGCCCGCCGCACCGGTCTGTCCTCGGCCGCGGTCACCAAGGCGGCCCGGCCGTTCATCGAGGCCGGCTACCTCGAAGAGCTCGCCTCCGAAGGTCGCACGACGCCCGGCGCGGGGCGGCCCGCCAACCCCCTGGCCATCCGGCCCGACCGCGAGTACTTCGTCGGCGTCAAGATCACCGGCGACGACCTCATCGGCGTCGTCACCGACCTGCGTGCCGACGTCCGCGCCAGCGCCCACCACGCGCTGACGAGCCACGACGTCGAGCACGTCGTGCGGGCGCTGGCCGACCTCGTCGGCGAGCTGCTGGCCGGCCCGACCCCGGACGGCACCAGCAACCTCCGCGCCCGCGCCTATTGCCTGGGCGTCGCGGTCTCCGGCGACGTCGACCGCGCGTCCGGCGTCGTCCGGTACTCGCCGTTCCTCGGCTGGCGCGACGTGCCGCTGGCTTCCCTTTTGGAAGACGCCACCGGCCTCACCGTGACGCTGGAGAACGACGTCAAGGCGCTCGCTGTCGCCGAGCAGTGGTTCGGCGAAGGCGTCGGCGCGTCGTCGTTCGCGCTGGTCACGGTGGGTACGGGCATCGGCAGCGCGCTCGTGGTGAACGGCGACCTGGTCCGCGGCGCGCACGGGGTCGCGGGCGAGATCGGGCACGTCCCGGTCGCCGACGGCGGGCCGTCCTGCCACTGCGGCGGCCAGGGCTGCGTCGAGGCGATCGCGTCCACCGAAGCGATCCTGACCCGGGCCCGGCTCATCGCCGCGGAACCTGGCTTGACCATGGAAGACGCTGTGGCGCGCGCCCGCGGCGGTGACGAGCTGCTGCGGGACGTGTTCGCCGGGGCCGGGCACGCGATCGGGCTCGGCCTGGCCGCGCTGGTCAACCTGTTCGGCCCGGAGCGGGTGGTCGTCTCGGGGGAGGGCGTCGCGACCTACGACCTGTTCGAGGACCAGATCCGCCGGACCTTCGCGGTCCAGGCGTTCGGCAGCGCCGCCCGCTGCGGCCTGGTGATCCGGCCGCTGCCGTTCGAGGAATGGGCGCGGGGCGCGGCCGCCGTCGCCATCCAAAGTCTTTTCGTCGCCGAGAGCGTCTAA
- a CDS encoding ABC transporter substrate-binding protein yields the protein MNRRSFLVGSVLFAGGAALAGCTSDPLNKNAGAASGAKVTLQQWYHAYGESGTQQAVQRYAQEFTKANPDIAINVSWIAGDYETKLNSAMLTAQAPDLFELGDFRYQNVKNGLLAPLDDVIAPAKADFSPAALDTVTVDGKIYGVKMIDDVMMLYYRKSALQAAGVQPPQTFAELLEATRKLNTGKQKGLYVGTDGVGEAATLLLWSSGGDFFDSSGKKVAFASPEAVAAIAGLKQLHDTGGLLQGYPTDWSDPGAFANGATAMQWGGLWSLPDIKKALGDDFGVVAWPKFGDAGKQVARVGGWYQLANAKSQNLDAVKKFIDWLWIKNADLQKDWCVKYGFHIPARKPVAAQTTEFSSGAAKDAVTISQQNGKSYSGLWNKASATLFLQAATKIANGADPAAELEDAAKKAQAEVDKQLA from the coding sequence ATGAACCGGAGAAGCTTCCTGGTCGGTTCCGTCCTCTTCGCCGGTGGCGCCGCCCTCGCGGGCTGCACCAGCGATCCGTTGAACAAGAACGCGGGCGCCGCTTCCGGCGCGAAAGTGACGCTGCAGCAGTGGTACCACGCGTACGGAGAATCCGGGACGCAGCAAGCGGTCCAGCGGTACGCGCAGGAGTTCACGAAGGCCAACCCGGACATCGCGATCAACGTCAGCTGGATCGCCGGCGACTACGAGACCAAGCTCAACTCGGCGATGCTCACGGCGCAGGCGCCCGACCTGTTCGAGCTGGGAGACTTCCGCTACCAGAACGTCAAGAACGGCCTGCTCGCGCCGCTCGACGACGTCATCGCGCCGGCCAAGGCCGACTTCAGCCCGGCCGCGCTGGACACCGTGACCGTCGACGGCAAGATCTACGGCGTCAAGATGATCGACGACGTCATGATGCTGTACTACCGCAAGTCCGCGCTGCAGGCGGCGGGCGTGCAGCCGCCGCAGACGTTCGCCGAACTCCTCGAGGCGACGCGGAAGCTGAACACCGGCAAGCAGAAGGGCCTCTACGTCGGCACCGACGGCGTCGGCGAAGCGGCGACGCTCCTGCTCTGGTCGTCCGGCGGGGACTTCTTCGACTCGAGCGGCAAGAAGGTCGCCTTCGCCTCACCCGAGGCCGTCGCCGCGATCGCCGGGCTCAAGCAGCTGCACGACACCGGCGGCCTGCTCCAGGGCTACCCGACCGACTGGTCCGACCCGGGCGCGTTCGCCAACGGCGCGACCGCGATGCAGTGGGGCGGCCTGTGGTCGCTGCCGGACATCAAGAAGGCGCTCGGTGACGACTTCGGCGTCGTCGCGTGGCCGAAGTTCGGCGACGCGGGCAAGCAGGTCGCGCGCGTCGGCGGCTGGTACCAGCTGGCGAATGCGAAGAGCCAGAACCTCGACGCCGTCAAGAAGTTCATCGACTGGCTGTGGATCAAGAACGCCGACCTGCAGAAGGACTGGTGCGTCAAGTACGGCTTCCACATCCCGGCCCGCAAGCCGGTCGCCGCGCAGACCACCGAGTTCTCCAGCGGCGCCGCGAAGGACGCCGTGACGATCTCGCAGCAGAACGGCAAGTCGTACTCGGGACTGTGGAACAAGGCGTCGGCGACGCTGTTCCTGCAGGCCGCGACGAAGATCGCGAACGGGGCGGACCCGGCCGCCGAGCTGGAGGACGCGGCGAAGAAGGCCCAGGCCGAAGTCGACAAGCAGCTGGCATGA
- a CDS encoding carbohydrate ABC transporter permease, producing MAVLAAPRVRKAPKYVLASVLSVIFLLPFYIMLRNALMTRQQVSSPDWSWLPDPLSWVNFGDLFADASVPMAHALWNSFLVAIITAPVGTLFGSMAGYALARINVPGRRAVFTYVLVTLMIPQSVTFVPTFVVVGSMGGVNTEWGIIAPNLFSAFTVILFRNFYLRFPVELEEAGRLDGLGYLGVYRRLVLPNSGSMIASLGALMFIESWNAFLWPLVIGQDPSSWTAQIALSTFLTAQSVNLPALFAGALVTIAPLVAMFLVAQRFIVSGIAASGLKE from the coding sequence ATGGCCGTCCTCGCCGCCCCTCGCGTTCGCAAGGCCCCGAAGTACGTCCTGGCGTCCGTGCTGTCGGTGATCTTCCTGCTGCCGTTCTACATCATGCTGCGCAACGCGTTGATGACGCGTCAGCAGGTCAGCTCGCCGGACTGGTCGTGGCTGCCGGACCCGCTGTCGTGGGTCAACTTCGGCGACCTGTTCGCCGACGCGTCGGTGCCGATGGCGCATGCGCTGTGGAACTCGTTCCTGGTCGCGATCATCACCGCGCCGGTCGGCACGCTGTTCGGTTCGATGGCGGGGTACGCGCTCGCCCGGATCAACGTCCCGGGACGCCGTGCGGTCTTCACGTACGTGCTGGTCACGCTGATGATCCCGCAGTCGGTGACGTTCGTGCCGACGTTCGTCGTCGTCGGATCCATGGGCGGGGTCAACACGGAGTGGGGGATCATCGCGCCGAACCTCTTCAGCGCGTTCACCGTGATCCTCTTCCGCAACTTCTACCTGCGGTTCCCCGTCGAACTGGAGGAGGCGGGCCGGCTCGACGGGCTCGGCTACCTCGGCGTCTACCGGCGGCTCGTGCTGCCGAACTCGGGGAGCATGATCGCGTCCCTGGGCGCGCTGATGTTCATCGAAAGCTGGAACGCGTTCCTGTGGCCGCTGGTGATCGGGCAAGACCCGTCTTCGTGGACCGCGCAGATCGCGCTTTCGACGTTCCTGACCGCGCAGTCGGTCAACCTGCCGGCGCTGTTCGCCGGCGCTCTGGTCACCATCGCGCCGCTGGTCGCGATGTTCCTGGTCGCCCAGCGGTTCATCGTCAGCGGAATCGCCGCGAGCGGGCTCAAGGAGTAG